From Myxocyprinus asiaticus isolate MX2 ecotype Aquarium Trade chromosome 25, UBuf_Myxa_2, whole genome shotgun sequence, one genomic window encodes:
- the fzd3a gene encoding frizzled-3a isoform X3 — protein MDLLWVLLSMLTTCLAINMEATGSHSMFTCEPITLRMCQGLSYNTTFMPNILNHYDQQTAALAMEPFHPMVNLECSTEIRPFLCSLYAPVCTEYGRVTLPCRRLCQRAKSDCYKLMDMFGVSWPEEMECSRFPQCDESYPRAIDLLPNTDSTEESPSSVQRDYGFWCPRELKINPELGYSFMGVHDCSPPCPNMYFRKDELIFARYFIGVISIVCLSATLFTFLTFLIDVGRFRYPERPIIFYAVCYMMVSLVFFLGFLLEDRVSCNSASPGRFRASTITQGSHNKACTLLFMTLYFFTMAGSIWWVILTITWFLAAVPKWGSEAIEKKALLFHAVAWGVPGALTITLMAMNKIEGDSVSGVCFVGLYDLMALCWFLLVPLALDVVVGVVLLLAGIAALNRVRMEIPLEKENQDKLVKFMIRIGVFSVLYLVPLLTVIGCYLYEQSYRSVWETTWVQEHCREYHIPCPLKVEQTSRPDITLFLIKYLMMLVVGIPSVFWVGSKKTCFEWASFFSGHRRKDTVHESRQVLQEPDFTQLLLRDPNTPVVRKSRGTSTQGTSTHASSTHLAMLDEPPSASTSRAGSMRSKASSYHSSLHRSRDGRHTACSFHGVEERLPHGSTLRLNDQLQHCGVDRLDSHSRHGSMKRLESQSRHSSMRDLSITAQAIQSGPGNGIHRVIEEDATKA, from the exons ATGGATCTCCTTTGGGTTCTACTGTCCATGCTGACTACATGTTTGGCAATAAATATGGAAGCTACCGGGAGCCATAGCATGTTTACCTGTGAACCTATCACATTAAGGATGTGCCAGGGCCTTTCCTACAATACCACCTTCATGCCCAACATTCTAAATCACTATGACCAGCAGACTGCTGCTCTTGCAATGGAG CCCTTTCATCCTATGGTAAACCTGGAGTGCTCCACTGAAATACGCCCATTCTTGTGTTCCCTTTACGCACCCGTGTGCACTGAGTACGGCCGAGTGACCCTGCCATGTCGACGCCTGTGCCAGCGTGCCAAGAGTGATTGCTACAAACTCATGGACATGTTTGGGGTCAGCTGGCCAGAGGAGATGGAGTGTAGCAG GTTTCCACAATGTGATGAGTCTTACCCACGAGCTATAGacttactccccaacactgacagCACAGAGGAATCGCCCTCATCTGTTCAACGGGACTATGGCTTCTGGTGTCCACGAGAGCTGAAGATCAACCCTGAGTTGGGCTACTCATTCATGGGTGTGCATGACTGCTCGCCTCCTTGCCCAAACATGTACTTCCGCAAAGATGAGCTCATCTTCGCCCGCTATTTCATTGGTGTTATCTCCATTGTCTGCCTGTCAGCCACACTCTTCACCTTCTTGACCTTCCTTATCGACGTTGGCCGTTTCCGTTACCCTGAGCGGCCCATCATCTTCTATGCCGTCTGCTACATGATGGTGTCCCTGGTTTTCTTCCTGGGCTTTCTACTGGAGGATCGTGTGTCGTGTAATTCTGCAAGCCCGGGTCGATTCCGTGCCTCCACCATCACCCAGGGTTCTCACAACAAAGCTTGCACGCTCCTCTTCATGACACTCTACTTCTTCACCATGGCGGGCAGCATTTGGTGGGTCATCCTTACCATCACCTGGTTCCTGGCTGCTGTTCCCAAATGGGGGAGTGAGGCTATTGAAAAGAAGGCTTTGCTCTTCCATGCAGTGGCTTGGGGAGTTCCAGGGGCCCTCACCATCACCCTCATGGCCATGAACAAAATCGAGGGCGACAGCGTGAGTGGTGTTTGCTTTGTGGGGCTCTACGACCTGATGGCTTTATGCTGGTTCCTCTTGGTGCCCCTTGCGCTTGATGTGGTCGTGGGTGTGGTGCTGTTATTAGCAGGCATCGCAGCACTGAATAGGGTCCGCATGGAGATTCCATTAGAGAAAGAGAACCAGGACAAATTGGTGAAGTTCATGATCCGGATTGGCGTGTTTTCCGTGCTGTATTTGGTGCCTCTGCTGACAGTAATTGGCTGTTATCTATATGAGCAGAGCTACAGATCAGTGTGGGAGACTACCTGGGTACAGGAGCACTGCAGAGAATACCACATCCCCTGCCCGCTTAAG GTGGAACAGACAAGCAGGCCTGATATCACCTTATTTCTCATCAAGTACCTGATGATGCTGGTGGTGGGCATCCCATCAGTGTTTTGGGTTGGCAGTAAAAAGACGTGCTTTGAATGGGCCAGTTTCTTCAGTGGGCATCGCAGAAAAGA TACGGTGCATGAGAGCAGGCAGGTGCTGCAGGAGCCTGATTTCACCCAGCTGCTCCTCAGAGACCCCAACACACCAGTGGTGAGGAAGTCCAGAGGCACCTCGACACAGGGCACCTCCACCCACGCCTCCTCCACGCACCTCGCCATGCTGGACGAGCCCCCCAGTGCAAGCACCAGCCGTGCGGGCAGCATGCGCAGCAAGGCCAGCAGCTACCATAGCAGCCTGCATCGCTCACGAGATGGCAG ACACACAGCTTGCAGTTTCCATGGAGTTGAAGAGCGTCTCCCTCACGGGAGCACCCTACGCCTTAATGATCAGCTTCAGCACTGTGGCGTCGACCGCCTTGACAGCCATTCGCGGCATGGCAGCATGAAGCGCCTGGAGAGCCAATCACGGCACAGCAGCATGCGTGACCTCAGCATCACAGCACAAGCCATCCAAAGTGGCCCTGGCAATGGCATTCACCGTGTCATTGAGGAGGACGCAACCAAGGCGTAA
- the fzd3a gene encoding frizzled-3a isoform X2: MDLLWVLLSMLTTCLAINMEATGSHSMFTCEPITLRMCQGLSYNTTFMPNILNHYDQQTAALAMEPFHPMVNLECSTEIRPFLCSLYAPVCTEYGRVTLPCRRLCQRAKSDCYKLMDMFGVSWPEEMECSRFPQCDESYPRAIDLLPNTDSTEESPSSVQRDYGFWCPRELKINPELGYSFMGVHDCSPPCPNMYFRKDELIFARYFIGVISIVCLSATLFTFLTFLIDVGRFRYPERPIIFYAVCYMMVSLVFFLGFLLEDRVSCNSASPGRFRASTITQGSHNKACTLLFMTLYFFTMAGSIWWVILTITWFLAAVPKWGSEAIEKKALLFHAVAWGVPGALTITLMAMNKIEGDSVSGVCFVGLYDLMALCWFLLVPLALDVVVGVVLLLAGIAALNRVRMEIPLEKENQDKLVKFMIRIGVFSVLYLVPLLTVIGCYLYEQSYRSVWETTWVQEHCREYHIPCPLKVEQTSRPDITLFLIKYLMMLVVGIPSVFWVGSKKTCFEWASFFSGHRRKDSTVHESRQVLQEPDFTQLLLRDPNTPVVRKSRGTSTQGTSTHASSTHLAMLDEPPSASTSRAGSMRSKASSYHSSLHRSRDGRHTACSFHGVEERLPHGSTLRLNDQLQHCGVDRLDSHSRHGSMKRLESQSRHSSMRDLSITAQAIQSGPGNGIHRVIEEDATKA, translated from the exons ATGGATCTCCTTTGGGTTCTACTGTCCATGCTGACTACATGTTTGGCAATAAATATGGAAGCTACCGGGAGCCATAGCATGTTTACCTGTGAACCTATCACATTAAGGATGTGCCAGGGCCTTTCCTACAATACCACCTTCATGCCCAACATTCTAAATCACTATGACCAGCAGACTGCTGCTCTTGCAATGGAG CCCTTTCATCCTATGGTAAACCTGGAGTGCTCCACTGAAATACGCCCATTCTTGTGTTCCCTTTACGCACCCGTGTGCACTGAGTACGGCCGAGTGACCCTGCCATGTCGACGCCTGTGCCAGCGTGCCAAGAGTGATTGCTACAAACTCATGGACATGTTTGGGGTCAGCTGGCCAGAGGAGATGGAGTGTAGCAG GTTTCCACAATGTGATGAGTCTTACCCACGAGCTATAGacttactccccaacactgacagCACAGAGGAATCGCCCTCATCTGTTCAACGGGACTATGGCTTCTGGTGTCCACGAGAGCTGAAGATCAACCCTGAGTTGGGCTACTCATTCATGGGTGTGCATGACTGCTCGCCTCCTTGCCCAAACATGTACTTCCGCAAAGATGAGCTCATCTTCGCCCGCTATTTCATTGGTGTTATCTCCATTGTCTGCCTGTCAGCCACACTCTTCACCTTCTTGACCTTCCTTATCGACGTTGGCCGTTTCCGTTACCCTGAGCGGCCCATCATCTTCTATGCCGTCTGCTACATGATGGTGTCCCTGGTTTTCTTCCTGGGCTTTCTACTGGAGGATCGTGTGTCGTGTAATTCTGCAAGCCCGGGTCGATTCCGTGCCTCCACCATCACCCAGGGTTCTCACAACAAAGCTTGCACGCTCCTCTTCATGACACTCTACTTCTTCACCATGGCGGGCAGCATTTGGTGGGTCATCCTTACCATCACCTGGTTCCTGGCTGCTGTTCCCAAATGGGGGAGTGAGGCTATTGAAAAGAAGGCTTTGCTCTTCCATGCAGTGGCTTGGGGAGTTCCAGGGGCCCTCACCATCACCCTCATGGCCATGAACAAAATCGAGGGCGACAGCGTGAGTGGTGTTTGCTTTGTGGGGCTCTACGACCTGATGGCTTTATGCTGGTTCCTCTTGGTGCCCCTTGCGCTTGATGTGGTCGTGGGTGTGGTGCTGTTATTAGCAGGCATCGCAGCACTGAATAGGGTCCGCATGGAGATTCCATTAGAGAAAGAGAACCAGGACAAATTGGTGAAGTTCATGATCCGGATTGGCGTGTTTTCCGTGCTGTATTTGGTGCCTCTGCTGACAGTAATTGGCTGTTATCTATATGAGCAGAGCTACAGATCAGTGTGGGAGACTACCTGGGTACAGGAGCACTGCAGAGAATACCACATCCCCTGCCCGCTTAAG GTGGAACAGACAAGCAGGCCTGATATCACCTTATTTCTCATCAAGTACCTGATGATGCTGGTGGTGGGCATCCCATCAGTGTTTTGGGTTGGCAGTAAAAAGACGTGCTTTGAATGGGCCAGTTTCTTCAGTGGGCATCGCAGAAAAGA CAGTACGGTGCATGAGAGCAGGCAGGTGCTGCAGGAGCCTGATTTCACCCAGCTGCTCCTCAGAGACCCCAACACACCAGTGGTGAGGAAGTCCAGAGGCACCTCGACACAGGGCACCTCCACCCACGCCTCCTCCACGCACCTCGCCATGCTGGACGAGCCCCCCAGTGCAAGCACCAGCCGTGCGGGCAGCATGCGCAGCAAGGCCAGCAGCTACCATAGCAGCCTGCATCGCTCACGAGATGGCAG ACACACAGCTTGCAGTTTCCATGGAGTTGAAGAGCGTCTCCCTCACGGGAGCACCCTACGCCTTAATGATCAGCTTCAGCACTGTGGCGTCGACCGCCTTGACAGCCATTCGCGGCATGGCAGCATGAAGCGCCTGGAGAGCCAATCACGGCACAGCAGCATGCGTGACCTCAGCATCACAGCACAAGCCATCCAAAGTGGCCCTGGCAATGGCATTCACCGTGTCATTGAGGAGGACGCAACCAAGGCGTAA
- the fzd3a gene encoding frizzled-3a isoform X4 has product MVNLECSTEIRPFLCSLYAPVCTEYGRVTLPCRRLCQRAKSDCYKLMDMFGVSWPEEMECSRFPQCDESYPRAIDLLPNTDSTEESPSSVQRDYGFWCPRELKINPELGYSFMGVHDCSPPCPNMYFRKDELIFARYFIGVISIVCLSATLFTFLTFLIDVGRFRYPERPIIFYAVCYMMVSLVFFLGFLLEDRVSCNSASPGRFRASTITQGSHNKACTLLFMTLYFFTMAGSIWWVILTITWFLAAVPKWGSEAIEKKALLFHAVAWGVPGALTITLMAMNKIEGDSVSGVCFVGLYDLMALCWFLLVPLALDVVVGVVLLLAGIAALNRVRMEIPLEKENQDKLVKFMIRIGVFSVLYLVPLLTVIGCYLYEQSYRSVWETTWVQEHCREYHIPCPLKVEQTSRPDITLFLIKYLMMLVVGIPSVFWVGSKKTCFEWASFFSGHRRKDSTVHESRQVLQEPDFTQLLLRDPNTPVVRKSRGTSTQGTSTHASSTHLAMLDEPPSASTSRAGSMRSKASSYHSSLHRSRDGRHTACSFHGVEERLPHGSTLRLNDQLQHCGVDRLDSHSRHGSMKRLESQSRHSSMRDLSITAQAIQSGPGNGIHRVIEEDATKA; this is encoded by the exons ATGGTAAACCTGGAGTGCTCCACTGAAATACGCCCATTCTTGTGTTCCCTTTACGCACCCGTGTGCACTGAGTACGGCCGAGTGACCCTGCCATGTCGACGCCTGTGCCAGCGTGCCAAGAGTGATTGCTACAAACTCATGGACATGTTTGGGGTCAGCTGGCCAGAGGAGATGGAGTGTAGCAG GTTTCCACAATGTGATGAGTCTTACCCACGAGCTATAGacttactccccaacactgacagCACAGAGGAATCGCCCTCATCTGTTCAACGGGACTATGGCTTCTGGTGTCCACGAGAGCTGAAGATCAACCCTGAGTTGGGCTACTCATTCATGGGTGTGCATGACTGCTCGCCTCCTTGCCCAAACATGTACTTCCGCAAAGATGAGCTCATCTTCGCCCGCTATTTCATTGGTGTTATCTCCATTGTCTGCCTGTCAGCCACACTCTTCACCTTCTTGACCTTCCTTATCGACGTTGGCCGTTTCCGTTACCCTGAGCGGCCCATCATCTTCTATGCCGTCTGCTACATGATGGTGTCCCTGGTTTTCTTCCTGGGCTTTCTACTGGAGGATCGTGTGTCGTGTAATTCTGCAAGCCCGGGTCGATTCCGTGCCTCCACCATCACCCAGGGTTCTCACAACAAAGCTTGCACGCTCCTCTTCATGACACTCTACTTCTTCACCATGGCGGGCAGCATTTGGTGGGTCATCCTTACCATCACCTGGTTCCTGGCTGCTGTTCCCAAATGGGGGAGTGAGGCTATTGAAAAGAAGGCTTTGCTCTTCCATGCAGTGGCTTGGGGAGTTCCAGGGGCCCTCACCATCACCCTCATGGCCATGAACAAAATCGAGGGCGACAGCGTGAGTGGTGTTTGCTTTGTGGGGCTCTACGACCTGATGGCTTTATGCTGGTTCCTCTTGGTGCCCCTTGCGCTTGATGTGGTCGTGGGTGTGGTGCTGTTATTAGCAGGCATCGCAGCACTGAATAGGGTCCGCATGGAGATTCCATTAGAGAAAGAGAACCAGGACAAATTGGTGAAGTTCATGATCCGGATTGGCGTGTTTTCCGTGCTGTATTTGGTGCCTCTGCTGACAGTAATTGGCTGTTATCTATATGAGCAGAGCTACAGATCAGTGTGGGAGACTACCTGGGTACAGGAGCACTGCAGAGAATACCACATCCCCTGCCCGCTTAAG GTGGAACAGACAAGCAGGCCTGATATCACCTTATTTCTCATCAAGTACCTGATGATGCTGGTGGTGGGCATCCCATCAGTGTTTTGGGTTGGCAGTAAAAAGACGTGCTTTGAATGGGCCAGTTTCTTCAGTGGGCATCGCAGAAAAGA CAGTACGGTGCATGAGAGCAGGCAGGTGCTGCAGGAGCCTGATTTCACCCAGCTGCTCCTCAGAGACCCCAACACACCAGTGGTGAGGAAGTCCAGAGGCACCTCGACACAGGGCACCTCCACCCACGCCTCCTCCACGCACCTCGCCATGCTGGACGAGCCCCCCAGTGCAAGCACCAGCCGTGCGGGCAGCATGCGCAGCAAGGCCAGCAGCTACCATAGCAGCCTGCATCGCTCACGAGATGGCAG ACACACAGCTTGCAGTTTCCATGGAGTTGAAGAGCGTCTCCCTCACGGGAGCACCCTACGCCTTAATGATCAGCTTCAGCACTGTGGCGTCGACCGCCTTGACAGCCATTCGCGGCATGGCAGCATGAAGCGCCTGGAGAGCCAATCACGGCACAGCAGCATGCGTGACCTCAGCATCACAGCACAAGCCATCCAAAGTGGCCCTGGCAATGGCATTCACCGTGTCATTGAGGAGGACGCAACCAAGGCGTAA
- the LOC127415979 gene encoding F-box only protein 16-like isoform X1, which produces METGKLCCAGSHQPHQYRINKPKEQETYYGLVTRTMFIPILTLLQMIHQAPSSKMQTTMSTWTPLNHHLSKAHVFEERRNLIGKWFDKWTDSQRKQVLQGFFSRCSVSQLKYLRQTLSNLAPEEALDFTNTLPRVLSLYIFSFLDPRSLCRCAQVSWHWKNLVELDQLWMPKCLKLGWCITFAPTPFEQGVWKRHYIDTVQALHISRPKIPAKEEFIIPEVKVIGSGTEGSLPVTGKFGPSSQHGKSKDGNGLVKSAKGLPPWRDSDRHPTDTIRFNYLNNVDPVKQERKALIKGRFNSNTTRQENAKKYHLTRHTSCARPNL; this is translated from the exons ATGGAGACTGGTAAACTGTGCTGTGCAGGAAGTCACCAACCCCATCAATACCGCATCAATAAACCAAAGGAGCAAGAAACATATTATGGTCTTGTGACGAGAACTATGTTTATTCCGATTTTGACCTTGCTGCAGATG ATACACCAAGCCCCCAGCTCTAAAATGCAGACCACAATGAGTACCTGGACACCTCTAAATCATCATCTCTCCAAAGCTCAT GTTTTTGAAGAAAGAAGAAATCTGATTGGAAAGTGG TTTGACAAGTGGACAGATAGCCAGCGTAAACAGGTGCTGCAAGGCTTTTTCTCCAGATGTTCGGTTAGCCAGCTGAAATATCTCAGACAGACTCTAAGCAATTTGGCACCAGAAGAAGCCCTCGACTTCACTAACACCCTTCCCAGGGTCTTATCCTTGTATATATTTTCCTTCCTGGACCCCCGAAGCCTATGTAGGTGTGCACAG GTGAGTTGGCATTGGAAAAACCTTGTGGAGCTTGACCAGCTCTGGATGCCTAAATGTCTGAAACTAGGATGGTGCATCACTTTTGCTCCCACACCATTCGAGCAAGGTGTATGGAAGAGGCATTATATAGATACAGTGCAGGCGCTTCATATTAGCAGGCCCAAG ATACCTGCAAAGGAGGAGTTCATTATCCCTGAGGTGAAAGTAATTGGCAGTGGAACTGAGGGGTCACTTCCTGTGACTGGGAAGTTTGGCCCCTCAAGTCAGCATGGGAAGAGTAAAGATGGGAATGGTTTAGTGAAATCAGCCAAAGGACTTCCACCGTGGAGAGATTCGGACAGGCACCCCACCGACACGATACGCTTTAACTACTTGAATAATGTCGACCCAGTTAAACAAGAAAGAAAAGC ACTCATAAAGGGAAGATTTAATTCCAATACAACAAGACAAGAAAATGCCAAAAAATACCATCTCACTCGACATACAAGCTGCGCAAGGCCAAATCTTTAG
- the fzd3a gene encoding frizzled-3a isoform X1, with product MDLLWVLLSMLTTCLAINMEATGSHSMFTCEPITLRMCQGLSYNTTFMPNILNHYDQQTAALAMEPFHPMVNLECSTEIRPFLCSLYAPVCTEYGRVTLPCRRLCQRAKSDCYKLMDMFGVSWPEEMECSRFPQCDESYPRAIDLLPNTDSTEESPSSVQRDYGFWCPRELKINPELGYSFMGVHDCSPPCPNMYFRKDELIFARYFIGVISIVCLSATLFTFLTFLIDVGRFRYPERPIIFYAVCYMMVSLVFFLGFLLEDRVSCNSASPGRFRASTITQGSHNKACTLLFMTLYFFTMAGSIWWVILTITWFLAAVPKWGSEAIEKKALLFHAVAWGVPGALTITLMAMNKIEGDSVSGVCFVGLYDLMALCWFLLVPLALDVVVGVVLLLAGIAALNRVRMEIPLEKENQDKLVKFMIRIGVFSVLYLVPLLTVIGCYLYEQSYRSVWETTWVQEHCREYHIPCPLKVEQTSRPDITLFLIKYLMMLVVGIPSVFWVGSKKTCFEWASFFSGHRRKEALTSSPSPCSTPSSLVHLPSVFPLSLPSILRRSLPYVPPFSLSLSLSVTPTPPVSTTLSSTVHESRQVLQEPDFTQLLLRDPNTPVVRKSRGTSTQGTSTHASSTHLAMLDEPPSASTSRAGSMRSKASSYHSSLHRSRDGRHTACSFHGVEERLPHGSTLRLNDQLQHCGVDRLDSHSRHGSMKRLESQSRHSSMRDLSITAQAIQSGPGNGIHRVIEEDATKA from the exons ATGGATCTCCTTTGGGTTCTACTGTCCATGCTGACTACATGTTTGGCAATAAATATGGAAGCTACCGGGAGCCATAGCATGTTTACCTGTGAACCTATCACATTAAGGATGTGCCAGGGCCTTTCCTACAATACCACCTTCATGCCCAACATTCTAAATCACTATGACCAGCAGACTGCTGCTCTTGCAATGGAG CCCTTTCATCCTATGGTAAACCTGGAGTGCTCCACTGAAATACGCCCATTCTTGTGTTCCCTTTACGCACCCGTGTGCACTGAGTACGGCCGAGTGACCCTGCCATGTCGACGCCTGTGCCAGCGTGCCAAGAGTGATTGCTACAAACTCATGGACATGTTTGGGGTCAGCTGGCCAGAGGAGATGGAGTGTAGCAG GTTTCCACAATGTGATGAGTCTTACCCACGAGCTATAGacttactccccaacactgacagCACAGAGGAATCGCCCTCATCTGTTCAACGGGACTATGGCTTCTGGTGTCCACGAGAGCTGAAGATCAACCCTGAGTTGGGCTACTCATTCATGGGTGTGCATGACTGCTCGCCTCCTTGCCCAAACATGTACTTCCGCAAAGATGAGCTCATCTTCGCCCGCTATTTCATTGGTGTTATCTCCATTGTCTGCCTGTCAGCCACACTCTTCACCTTCTTGACCTTCCTTATCGACGTTGGCCGTTTCCGTTACCCTGAGCGGCCCATCATCTTCTATGCCGTCTGCTACATGATGGTGTCCCTGGTTTTCTTCCTGGGCTTTCTACTGGAGGATCGTGTGTCGTGTAATTCTGCAAGCCCGGGTCGATTCCGTGCCTCCACCATCACCCAGGGTTCTCACAACAAAGCTTGCACGCTCCTCTTCATGACACTCTACTTCTTCACCATGGCGGGCAGCATTTGGTGGGTCATCCTTACCATCACCTGGTTCCTGGCTGCTGTTCCCAAATGGGGGAGTGAGGCTATTGAAAAGAAGGCTTTGCTCTTCCATGCAGTGGCTTGGGGAGTTCCAGGGGCCCTCACCATCACCCTCATGGCCATGAACAAAATCGAGGGCGACAGCGTGAGTGGTGTTTGCTTTGTGGGGCTCTACGACCTGATGGCTTTATGCTGGTTCCTCTTGGTGCCCCTTGCGCTTGATGTGGTCGTGGGTGTGGTGCTGTTATTAGCAGGCATCGCAGCACTGAATAGGGTCCGCATGGAGATTCCATTAGAGAAAGAGAACCAGGACAAATTGGTGAAGTTCATGATCCGGATTGGCGTGTTTTCCGTGCTGTATTTGGTGCCTCTGCTGACAGTAATTGGCTGTTATCTATATGAGCAGAGCTACAGATCAGTGTGGGAGACTACCTGGGTACAGGAGCACTGCAGAGAATACCACATCCCCTGCCCGCTTAAG GTGGAACAGACAAGCAGGCCTGATATCACCTTATTTCTCATCAAGTACCTGATGATGCTGGTGGTGGGCATCCCATCAGTGTTTTGGGTTGGCAGTAAAAAGACGTGCTTTGAATGGGCCAGTTTCTTCAGTGGGCATCGCAGAAAAGA AGCATTAACCTCCTCTCCTTCCCCTTGTTCCACCCCCTCTTCCCTCGTTCACTTGCCCTCTGTCTTCCCACTCTCTCTTCCTTCAATCCTCCGCCGCTCCCTTCCCTATGTACCACCCTTTTCCCTgtcactctccctctctgtcaCCCCCACTCCCCCTGTCTCTACCACCCTCAGCAGTACGGTGCATGAGAGCAGGCAGGTGCTGCAGGAGCCTGATTTCACCCAGCTGCTCCTCAGAGACCCCAACACACCAGTGGTGAGGAAGTCCAGAGGCACCTCGACACAGGGCACCTCCACCCACGCCTCCTCCACGCACCTCGCCATGCTGGACGAGCCCCCCAGTGCAAGCACCAGCCGTGCGGGCAGCATGCGCAGCAAGGCCAGCAGCTACCATAGCAGCCTGCATCGCTCACGAGATGGCAG ACACACAGCTTGCAGTTTCCATGGAGTTGAAGAGCGTCTCCCTCACGGGAGCACCCTACGCCTTAATGATCAGCTTCAGCACTGTGGCGTCGACCGCCTTGACAGCCATTCGCGGCATGGCAGCATGAAGCGCCTGGAGAGCCAATCACGGCACAGCAGCATGCGTGACCTCAGCATCACAGCACAAGCCATCCAAAGTGGCCCTGGCAATGGCATTCACCGTGTCATTGAGGAGGACGCAACCAAGGCGTAA
- the LOC127415979 gene encoding F-box only protein 16-like isoform X2, whose translation MQTTMSTWTPLNHHLSKAHVFEERRNLIGKWFDKWTDSQRKQVLQGFFSRCSVSQLKYLRQTLSNLAPEEALDFTNTLPRVLSLYIFSFLDPRSLCRCAQVSWHWKNLVELDQLWMPKCLKLGWCITFAPTPFEQGVWKRHYIDTVQALHISRPKIPAKEEFIIPEVKVIGSGTEGSLPVTGKFGPSSQHGKSKDGNGLVKSAKGLPPWRDSDRHPTDTIRFNYLNNVDPVKQERKALIKGRFNSNTTRQENAKKYHLTRHTSCARPNL comes from the exons ATGCAGACCACAATGAGTACCTGGACACCTCTAAATCATCATCTCTCCAAAGCTCAT GTTTTTGAAGAAAGAAGAAATCTGATTGGAAAGTGG TTTGACAAGTGGACAGATAGCCAGCGTAAACAGGTGCTGCAAGGCTTTTTCTCCAGATGTTCGGTTAGCCAGCTGAAATATCTCAGACAGACTCTAAGCAATTTGGCACCAGAAGAAGCCCTCGACTTCACTAACACCCTTCCCAGGGTCTTATCCTTGTATATATTTTCCTTCCTGGACCCCCGAAGCCTATGTAGGTGTGCACAG GTGAGTTGGCATTGGAAAAACCTTGTGGAGCTTGACCAGCTCTGGATGCCTAAATGTCTGAAACTAGGATGGTGCATCACTTTTGCTCCCACACCATTCGAGCAAGGTGTATGGAAGAGGCATTATATAGATACAGTGCAGGCGCTTCATATTAGCAGGCCCAAG ATACCTGCAAAGGAGGAGTTCATTATCCCTGAGGTGAAAGTAATTGGCAGTGGAACTGAGGGGTCACTTCCTGTGACTGGGAAGTTTGGCCCCTCAAGTCAGCATGGGAAGAGTAAAGATGGGAATGGTTTAGTGAAATCAGCCAAAGGACTTCCACCGTGGAGAGATTCGGACAGGCACCCCACCGACACGATACGCTTTAACTACTTGAATAATGTCGACCCAGTTAAACAAGAAAGAAAAGC ACTCATAAAGGGAAGATTTAATTCCAATACAACAAGACAAGAAAATGCCAAAAAATACCATCTCACTCGACATACAAGCTGCGCAAGGCCAAATCTTTAG